From the Rhinopithecus roxellana isolate Shanxi Qingling chromosome 5, ASM756505v1, whole genome shotgun sequence genome, the window TTAGGTGCCGAGGAGAGGGAAGACCTGGGACCTTCCTGGGCCAGTCCTCCGCAGGCCTGCGCGGAAACAGATCAGAAATGCATTATGGCAAATGCAGCAAGTGTTCCCGCGGGTGTTGCGACTGGCTGGCGTCCAGGCGTTGGGAACCGCCCCGCTCCCGCCTCCCCACTGAACTCCTGGCTCAGGTGCAAGAGGCGGCAGCCTCCTTGCGGGGTTCACGGGGAGAAGGGGACGTTGGGCGCAGCACCGCTTCCGGGGCGGCCCCTCTCCCGCCGCACTCCGACCTGGCGCGGCCATCCGGCCCCCGCTCGCAGGCCCCACTGCTGCGCCCTCTCGGGGACGCGAATGCCCCGAGCCGGGCGGGCGCCCGAGGAGGGAGGTCCCGCTCCAGGGGCGCGGAACTCCAGATGCTTACGCCCAAAGCCCCTCGCCTGGCGCCAGCTGGTCCCGAACTTCGGGGCATGGGCACCCAGGAAGGGGGCCGCGCGTGTTGGGAGGCCTGTCCTCTCGCCGCGACCCTCCAGGGCAGCCGGGGCACCCACCTGAGGAGCGGGAAGCCCAGGAACGCTCGAAGAGGCCGTGGGAGCCGGGCCCGCCCTCTGCGGGAGGGACCTCGGCGCGGGAACGCCGAGGAGGGGCCGCGCTTACACGTTGGTGCAGCGCCGGCTTCACCTGGCCGCGGTTTTGATTTCAGGGTGTGGCCTCAGGTAGGACGCGGCGGCGAACCCAGAGCGCGGGAGAAGTTGCCCAGGGTCGCCGGGGCCTCTGCCCGAGGGGCGCCCCGCTGCCTAACTCTCTCTCCACCTGCTTGCCCCCAGCTCCCGCCCGCCCTTCGCCTCCGGGCCCTGGCCGGCCACAGCCGCGGGGACCTGCCTGCGGCTCCACGGCCCGGTGGCCGCCTCGCGGAAACCCGACCCGGAGAACCAGCTGGGTGCCGGCTGTGTGTAATCACCTGGTTCACTGGCATCGCAGATGCACGCTCCAGAGCCGCGGGCCGACTCTCCTTTGTCGCGGGGCGGCGTGTGCCCACCCACACATCCTGGAGAGCCCACGCGGAAGTCCGAAAACCCGTCACGTTGGATGATCTGTCCCATGTGGACAGGGCCCCAAGACTGTGCTGAGGTAGCCCCTTGCGCAGGCAGGAAAGTGGGATTTAAGGGATTCCAGTTCCCTTGTCAGACCTTGCGCAGTCCTGAGTCCTGAGGACTTTCTAGCCTGAGAGTCCTAGGGCAGAAGACCCGCACCGACAGAAAGCTTCCAGGAGCGC encodes:
- the C5H15orf56 gene encoding LOW QUALITY PROTEIN: putative uncharacterized protein C15orf56 homolog (The sequence of the model RefSeq protein was modified relative to this genomic sequence to represent the inferred CDS: inserted 3 bases in 2 codons; substituted 1 base at 1 genomic stop codon); translation: MPRAGRAPEEGGPAPGARNSRCLRPKPLAWRQLVPNFGAWAPRKGAARVGRPVLSPRPSRAAGAPTXGAGSPGTLEEGVASGRTRRRTQSAGEVAQGRRGLCPRGAPLPNSXSPPACPQLPPALRLRALAXPQPRGPACGSTARWPPRGNPTRRTSWVPAVCNHLVHWHRRCTLQSRGPTLLCRGAACAHPHILESPRGSPKTRHVG